A window of the Dehalococcoidales bacterium genome harbors these coding sequences:
- the ftsZ gene encoding cell division protein FtsZ: MARASFVPNPAKIKVIGLGGGGCNAITRMVQEEIHGVEFIAMNTDAQAMALTEAPIRIQLGEKLTKGLGVGGDNQFGHKAAEESRDELKEAVAGADMVFVTAGMGGGTGTGAAPVVAEIAKQSGALTIAVVTKPFSFEGTHRCKVAEEGIAELLTKVDTLIIIPNDRLLDLCDHKTGVDNAFKMADDVLRHGVQAISEVITVPGVINLDFADVKAVMKDAGPAWMSIGRGSGQNRAVDAAKDALASPLLDVSAGGSKGVLFNIVGGTNLTLFEVNEAAEVIKAAVDPDANIIFGVGHDPSMDKDLKITLIATGFINKNGMAGLNKEKEIKEFLSGLRGSEDQLDVPSFLRRPMFDQRRQMVPSPAKQTKAPQQSPFL, encoded by the coding sequence ATGGCGAGAGCAAGTTTCGTTCCTAATCCGGCTAAAATTAAGGTTATCGGGCTGGGTGGTGGCGGTTGTAACGCGATAACCCGTATGGTTCAAGAAGAGATTCATGGTGTTGAGTTCATTGCCATGAATACTGATGCCCAGGCGATGGCACTGACCGAAGCGCCAATTCGGATTCAACTCGGGGAGAAGCTAACCAAGGGACTGGGTGTGGGTGGTGACAATCAGTTTGGGCACAAAGCGGCTGAGGAGAGCCGTGACGAGCTTAAGGAAGCTGTCGCCGGGGCTGATATGGTTTTTGTCACTGCCGGTATGGGTGGCGGCACCGGGACCGGCGCGGCTCCCGTGGTCGCGGAAATAGCCAAGCAGAGCGGGGCTCTCACAATTGCGGTGGTTACCAAGCCATTTAGCTTCGAGGGAACACACCGCTGTAAGGTTGCCGAAGAAGGCATCGCCGAATTACTGACCAAGGTTGACACGCTTATTATTATACCCAATGACCGTCTGCTTGACCTCTGCGACCATAAGACAGGGGTGGATAATGCCTTTAAGATGGCTGATGATGTGCTCAGACATGGTGTCCAGGCTATCTCCGAGGTTATTACCGTTCCCGGAGTTATTAATCTTGATTTTGCGGATGTTAAAGCGGTGATGAAAGATGCCGGTCCGGCCTGGATGTCCATCGGCAGGGGTTCAGGTCAAAACCGGGCCGTAGATGCCGCCAAAGACGCCCTGGCCAGTCCGTTGCTGGATGTTTCTGCCGGAGGGTCCAAGGGTGTTCTCTTCAATATTGTTGGTGGTACAAATCTCACCCTGTTTGAGGTTAATGAGGCGGCAGAAGTGATCAAAGCGGCGGTCGACCCTGACGCTAATATCATTTTCGGGGTTGGTCATGACCCTTCAATGGATAAAGACCTCAAGATCACCTTGATTGCTACGGGCTTTATCAACAAAAATGGAATGGCCGGTCTGAATAAGGAAAAGGAGATCAAAGAATTCCTCAGCGGTCTGCGCGGGAGCGAGGACCAGCTGGATGTCCCATCTTTCCTGCGCCGTCCTATGTTCGACCAGCGCCGTCAGATGGTGCCTTCACCGGCTAAACAGACAAAAGCGCCGCAGCAAAGCCCATTTCTTTAG
- a CDS encoding DUF401 family protein, whose translation MTMSSSLALLVSIAGILALLRLKIHPGLAIFAGSLIISLLVLPLNSIPAHMLQSLLDRETLRLLVIIGSALTLSSLMEEKGLLSRLASTMESIGPKAALHLIPAVIGLVPMPAGALVSATASRDLVKRVGLNPEQSTFINFWFRHIWEFSMPIYPAIIITSVILSLPLFTVVKTLAPVSALAIIAGGAVSYRILKNIPPVDAKPTKKIVYNLLRAAWPILLLVPLILLGMDAMLAFPLTLLLLAVQQRANWPELRKSLKYGADVKILFMLYAIMLYKATIESSGAASVLITDMQTIGLPAAVMLVALPLLIGLATGISMAFAGITLPLLIPYILTDSGLNTYALLTAYVSGMMGLLLSPLHLCFILSAAYFQANLARMYRYLLPLTMTMEAIVISIYLITA comes from the coding sequence ATTCATCCCGGGCTGGCCATTTTCGCGGGCAGTCTCATTATTTCCCTGCTGGTCTTACCGCTAAACTCAATACCCGCTCACATGCTGCAGTCTCTGCTTGACCGGGAGACGCTACGGCTACTGGTAATAATCGGCAGTGCCCTGACTCTAAGCAGCCTGATGGAAGAAAAAGGCTTGCTGTCCCGCCTGGCTTCCACGATGGAAAGCATCGGCCCTAAGGCCGCGCTACATTTGATACCGGCGGTCATCGGGCTTGTCCCCATGCCTGCCGGGGCGCTGGTCTCGGCTACGGCTTCACGGGACCTGGTAAAAAGAGTAGGTCTTAACCCCGAGCAAAGCACCTTCATCAATTTCTGGTTCCGGCACATCTGGGAATTCTCGATGCCCATTTACCCGGCAATTATCATCACCAGCGTAATCCTGTCTCTCCCCCTTTTTACCGTGGTAAAAACTCTTGCCCCGGTGAGCGCTCTGGCAATTATAGCGGGCGGCGCCGTCAGCTACCGGATACTGAAGAATATACCACCGGTGGACGCAAAACCGACCAAAAAAATAGTCTACAACCTGCTCCGGGCTGCCTGGCCTATTTTACTGCTTGTACCGTTAATTCTGCTGGGAATGGATGCAATGCTCGCCTTTCCACTGACGCTGCTACTCCTGGCGGTGCAGCAGAGAGCTAACTGGCCTGAATTAAGAAAGTCTCTAAAGTATGGAGCAGACGTTAAAATCCTCTTCATGCTCTACGCCATAATGCTCTATAAAGCGACGATAGAAAGCTCGGGAGCGGCCAGCGTACTCATCACCGATATGCAAACCATCGGGCTGCCAGCGGCGGTTATGCTGGTAGCGTTACCTCTGCTCATCGGTCTGGCCACCGGCATCAGCATGGCCTTTGCCGGCATTACCCTGCCCCTGCTGATTCCCTACATTCTTACAGACTCAGGACTCAATACCTACGCCCTGCTGACCGCTTACGTTAGCGGCATGATGGGCCTGCTGCTCTCCCCCCTGCACCTGTGCTTTATCCTCTCCGCGGCGTATTTCCAGGCTAACCTGGCCAGGATGTATCGCTACCTGCTGCCCCTCACCATGACGATGGAAGCCATCGTCATCTCTATCTATCTCATCACCGCCTGA